In a genomic window of Mycolicibacillus parakoreensis:
- a CDS encoding class I adenylate-forming enzyme family protein, translating into MSISLLLEMAVSQDPDRVAVVCDQTRCTTAELSALADGGAGLIAASGAQSVAYVGMGGDMLPLLLFAAARAGVPCAPLNYRLSAPALHELIDRLPQPLVVVDAEYRGVLADRLAGNAVLDSAEFRTEARTTEPVNAWPDADDVAVVLFTSGTTSQPKAVELSHNNLTSYVTGTVEFASADPQDAALICVPPYHIAGVGAALTNLYAGRRSVYLRKFDPAEWIRLVNAESVTTATVVPTMLDRIVAELERHPRAMPSLRNLAYGGSKVALPLVRQALDLMPEVGFVNAYGLTETSSTVTVLTPDDHRLAHRSTDEAVRRRLGSVGRTVPGIEAVVRDGDGRPLPAGAAGELFVRGEQVSGRYSGIGSVLDPDGWFATRDIAVVDDEGYVFIVGRSDDTIIRGGENIAPAEIEDVLVEHPQVRQVAVVGSEDAQWGQIIVAVVVAEPGAAPDPEALRDFARRSLRGSRTPDRIVFRDELPTTPTGKVLRRELVAALDNELQDANAERTP; encoded by the coding sequence GTGAGCATCTCGTTGCTGCTGGAGATGGCAGTGTCGCAAGATCCTGACCGGGTTGCGGTGGTCTGCGACCAGACCCGCTGCACCACCGCCGAGTTGAGTGCGCTCGCCGACGGCGGTGCGGGGCTGATCGCGGCCTCCGGCGCACAGAGCGTGGCCTACGTCGGCATGGGCGGCGACATGCTGCCGCTGCTGCTGTTCGCCGCGGCCCGGGCCGGGGTCCCGTGCGCGCCGCTGAACTACCGGTTGAGCGCTCCGGCGCTGCACGAGCTGATCGACCGCCTACCCCAGCCGCTGGTGGTCGTCGATGCCGAGTACCGCGGCGTGCTCGCCGACCGCCTCGCCGGCAACGCGGTCCTCGACTCCGCGGAGTTCCGCACCGAGGCGCGCACCACCGAACCGGTCAACGCCTGGCCGGACGCCGACGACGTGGCGGTGGTGCTGTTCACCTCGGGGACGACCTCACAGCCGAAGGCCGTCGAGTTGTCCCACAACAATCTGACCAGCTACGTCACCGGCACCGTCGAGTTCGCGTCGGCGGACCCGCAGGACGCCGCGCTGATCTGTGTACCGCCGTACCACATCGCCGGCGTCGGGGCGGCGCTGACCAATCTGTACGCCGGACGCCGGTCGGTGTACCTGCGCAAGTTCGACCCCGCGGAGTGGATTCGCCTGGTCAACGCCGAGTCGGTGACGACCGCGACGGTCGTGCCGACCATGCTCGACCGGATCGTCGCGGAGCTGGAGCGTCACCCCCGTGCCATGCCGTCGTTGCGCAACCTCGCCTACGGCGGGTCGAAGGTGGCCCTGCCCCTGGTGCGCCAGGCTCTCGACCTGATGCCCGAGGTGGGCTTCGTCAACGCCTACGGCCTGACCGAGACCAGTTCGACGGTGACCGTGCTCACCCCCGACGATCATCGGCTCGCCCACCGCTCCACCGACGAGGCGGTTCGGCGGCGGCTGGGTTCGGTGGGGCGCACGGTGCCGGGCATCGAGGCCGTCGTGCGCGACGGCGACGGGCGGCCGCTGCCGGCCGGGGCCGCCGGGGAGCTGTTCGTGCGCGGCGAGCAGGTGTCGGGCCGCTACAGCGGTATCGGGTCGGTGCTCGACCCCGACGGCTGGTTCGCGACCCGCGACATCGCCGTGGTCGACGACGAGGGATACGTGTTCATCGTCGGACGCTCCGACGACACCATCATCCGCGGCGGCGAGAACATCGCCCCGGCCGAGATCGAGGACGTTCTCGTGGAGCATCCGCAGGTCCGTCAGGTCGCGGTGGTGGGCTCCGAGGACGCTCAGTGGGGTCAGATCATCGTCGCGGTCGTCGTTGCCGAACCCGGGGCCGCCCCCGATCCCGAGGCGCTGCGCGACTTCGCCAGGCGCTCGCTGCGCGGGTCGCGCACACCGGACCGGATCGTGTTTCGCGACGAGCTGCCGACGACCCCGACCGGCAAAGTGCTCCGCCGCGAACTCGTCGCCGCGCTGGACAATGAACTGCAGGACGCCAACGCCGAAAGGACACCATGA
- a CDS encoding DoxX family protein gives MSAYDVGLLIVRLCLGLTLAAHGYNKIFAGGRISGTARWFDSIGMRPGVVHARIAAGAEIAAGLGFAIGLLTPVAAAGFVALMLVAGWTVHRGNGFFIVSSGWEYNLVLAVAAVGVAMTGPGRLSVDSLVFGHPWCEGWAGLLIAAGLGLVGGIGQLLLFYRPDPARV, from the coding sequence ATGAGCGCCTATGACGTGGGATTGCTGATCGTGCGGCTCTGCCTGGGGCTGACCTTGGCCGCCCACGGATACAACAAGATTTTCGCCGGCGGCCGGATCAGCGGGACCGCACGGTGGTTCGACAGCATCGGAATGCGTCCCGGTGTCGTGCACGCCCGGATCGCGGCCGGCGCCGAGATCGCGGCCGGGCTGGGGTTCGCCATCGGGCTGCTCACGCCGGTCGCCGCGGCGGGCTTCGTCGCGTTGATGCTGGTGGCGGGCTGGACGGTGCACCGGGGGAACGGGTTTTTCATCGTCAGCAGCGGCTGGGAGTACAACCTGGTCCTGGCGGTGGCGGCCGTCGGCGTCGCGATGACCGGGCCGGGGCGGCTCAGTGTGGACTCGCTGGTGTTCGGACACCCCTGGTGCGAGGGCTGGGCGGGCCTGCTGATCGCGGCCGGACTGGGGCTGGTCGGTGGGATCGGCCAACTGCTGCTCTTCTACCGGCCGGATCCGGCTCGGGTGTGA
- a CDS encoding fatty-acid--CoA ligase: MADAQSHSLVLAMDYRVPDPARVWPLLQRCESDLAALGAHHVLVYTSSAERGRILVTMAIRGRQPVTDVLRERIFMQWFDAVGVTDIPAVFAGSLIERIEVAAPGAEPPGAEAPGVVVAAVAEVADTARFVALIDRTITRFADAGIRKILVFQAFDNPREVFVLQQADDEDSAARWIDQPPFAADWITTAGVGVYPPVFVGHLDHMMRIPSETTKENTAT, translated from the coding sequence GTGGCTGACGCGCAGTCCCACTCCCTGGTGCTCGCGATGGACTACCGGGTCCCGGACCCGGCCCGGGTGTGGCCGTTGCTGCAACGGTGCGAATCGGACCTGGCCGCCCTGGGCGCCCATCACGTGCTGGTGTACACCTCGTCGGCGGAGCGCGGCCGGATCCTGGTGACCATGGCCATCCGCGGCCGGCAACCGGTCACCGACGTGCTGCGTGAACGGATCTTCATGCAGTGGTTCGACGCCGTCGGCGTCACCGACATCCCGGCGGTGTTCGCCGGTTCGCTGATCGAACGGATCGAGGTGGCCGCCCCCGGTGCCGAGCCGCCCGGTGCCGAGGCGCCCGGTGTGGTGGTGGCCGCGGTCGCCGAGGTCGCCGACACCGCACGGTTCGTCGCCCTCATCGACCGCACGATCACGCGGTTCGCGGACGCCGGAATCCGCAAGATCCTGGTTTTTCAGGCCTTCGACAACCCCCGTGAGGTCTTCGTGCTCCAGCAGGCCGACGACGAGGACAGCGCGGCGCGCTGGATCGACCAGCCCCCGTTCGCCGCTGACTGGATCACCACCGCCGGTGTCGGCGTCTATCCGCCCGTTTTCGTCGGGCACCTCGACCACATGATGCGGATTCCATCGGAGACGACGAAGGAGAACACAGCGACATGA
- a CDS encoding TetR/AcrR family transcriptional regulator, which produces MTASRPYATLLAKGEDRRQRILAAAERLLAHNGWRTTTLAQIAREAGVSAAGLLHHFASKEQLLHAVLDARDADDNAHADRSGDLIDEIRRVAERFDRAPELVGTFTVLLVENISPDTPLHDRMVERYRRAVTIVADLIGDGQRAGRYRNDCDATVKAVEILAFINGMEMSWLLDPSIPLAEVFNAYTDTLARDLAGPNTATDPRANGAGPHGGTGSTSSGSMSSMS; this is translated from the coding sequence ATGACCGCTTCGCGACCGTATGCGACGCTTCTCGCCAAGGGCGAGGACCGTCGACAGCGGATTCTGGCGGCAGCCGAACGGCTGCTGGCGCACAACGGCTGGCGCACCACCACGCTCGCTCAGATCGCCCGAGAGGCGGGGGTCAGTGCCGCGGGACTGCTGCATCACTTCGCCTCGAAGGAACAGTTGCTGCACGCGGTGCTCGACGCCCGTGACGCCGACGATAACGCGCACGCGGACCGGTCCGGGGACCTCATCGACGAGATCCGGCGGGTCGCTGAGCGCTTCGATCGGGCACCGGAGTTGGTCGGCACGTTCACGGTGCTGCTGGTGGAGAACATCTCCCCGGACACCCCTCTGCACGACCGAATGGTCGAGCGCTACCGGCGTGCGGTGACGATCGTGGCCGACCTGATCGGTGACGGACAACGGGCGGGGCGGTACCGCAACGACTGCGACGCGACGGTCAAGGCCGTCGAGATACTCGCGTTTATCAATGGAATGGAGATGTCATGGTTGCTGGATCCTTCGATACCCCTGGCCGAGGTGTTCAACGCGTACACCGACACGCTGGCACGCGACTTGGCGGGGCCGAACACGGCAACGGATCCGCGCGCAAACGGGGCGGGCCCGCACGGCGGTACCGGTTCGACGTCGTCGGGCTCAATGTCCTCGATGTCGTGA
- a CDS encoding thiamine pyrophosphate-binding protein, whose protein sequence is MGVPVYRRILELFEAEGVNTLFGIPDPNFVHMFVEAEQRGWSVVAPHHEECAGFMAEAASRMTGRPGLCIGTLGPGVANIAGAMICAKVENSPVIFLGGQRARITERRVRRGRIQFVRQEDLFVPSVKYSASIEYGVQTDEIVREAIRQAMSGTPGPAYVEYPSHVILDELDVAEPMPPHRYRLVNQRADAQEVAKAAELIRAADNPILLVGHGVHTSRTGAAVRELAELMGCPVIQTSGGTAFIPGLEERTFPYGFSTAAVEAVAGSDVCVALGTELGEPLHYGTTRHWAERDAERKWIYVEQDPMAIGVNRPIDVPLVGDLRGVVPQLVAALKDGAARRPVADLDRWIKQDIDRLAELAETAPSGRSPVHPARLVVEATEAFPAEGIMVRDGGAVVIFQWTYSQAKPHDVLWNQNFGHLGTGLPYAVGAAVADGGTRPVMLLTSDSAFLFHISELETAARLNLPLVCVVGVDYQWGLEVGVYKRTFDQPAPQPGVHWSKDVRFDKIAQGLGCHGEYVESEEEIGPAIKRAYATGGTAVVHVCIDPKANSEEMPNYAEFRTWYAEGTQ, encoded by the coding sequence GTGGGTGTCCCCGTCTACCGCCGGATCCTGGAACTGTTCGAAGCCGAGGGCGTCAACACGCTGTTCGGCATCCCCGACCCCAACTTCGTCCACATGTTCGTCGAGGCCGAGCAGCGCGGCTGGTCGGTGGTGGCGCCGCACCACGAGGAGTGCGCCGGGTTCATGGCCGAGGCGGCGTCGCGGATGACCGGACGGCCCGGGTTGTGCATCGGCACGCTGGGCCCGGGGGTGGCCAACATCGCCGGGGCGATGATCTGCGCGAAGGTGGAGAACTCCCCGGTGATCTTCCTCGGCGGGCAGCGGGCCCGCATCACCGAGCGGCGGGTGCGCCGTGGGCGGATCCAATTCGTCCGCCAGGAAGACCTGTTCGTGCCGTCGGTGAAGTACAGCGCGTCGATCGAGTACGGCGTGCAGACCGACGAGATCGTGCGCGAGGCGATCCGCCAGGCCATGTCCGGCACACCGGGACCGGCCTACGTCGAATACCCCTCCCATGTGATCCTCGACGAGCTCGACGTCGCCGAGCCGATGCCGCCGCACCGCTACCGGCTGGTCAATCAGCGGGCCGACGCGCAGGAGGTCGCCAAGGCCGCCGAGCTCATCCGCGCGGCGGACAACCCGATCCTGCTGGTCGGTCACGGCGTGCACACCTCGCGCACCGGTGCCGCGGTCCGCGAGCTCGCCGAGCTGATGGGCTGCCCGGTGATCCAGACCTCCGGCGGGACGGCGTTCATCCCCGGCCTTGAGGAGCGGACCTTCCCCTACGGTTTCTCCACCGCGGCGGTCGAAGCGGTGGCGGGCTCGGATGTCTGCGTGGCGCTGGGCACCGAACTCGGCGAGCCGCTGCACTACGGCACGACCCGGCACTGGGCGGAGCGCGACGCCGAGCGCAAATGGATCTACGTCGAGCAGGACCCGATGGCGATCGGGGTGAACCGGCCGATCGATGTGCCGCTGGTGGGCGATCTGCGCGGGGTGGTGCCCCAGCTGGTGGCGGCACTCAAGGACGGCGCCGCCCGCCGCCCGGTCGCCGACCTGGACCGGTGGATCAAACAGGACATCGACCGGCTGGCCGAGCTGGCCGAGACGGCGCCGTCGGGGCGCAGCCCGGTGCACCCGGCGCGCTTGGTCGTCGAAGCCACCGAGGCCTTCCCCGCCGAGGGCATCATGGTCCGCGACGGCGGAGCGGTGGTCATCTTTCAGTGGACCTATTCGCAGGCCAAACCCCACGACGTGTTGTGGAACCAGAACTTCGGTCACCTCGGCACCGGACTGCCCTATGCGGTGGGCGCGGCGGTCGCCGACGGGGGCACACGGCCGGTGATGCTGCTGACCAGCGACTCGGCGTTCCTGTTCCACATCTCCGAGTTGGAGACCGCCGCACGGCTCAATCTGCCGCTGGTCTGCGTGGTCGGCGTGGATTACCAGTGGGGCCTGGAGGTCGGGGTGTACAAGCGGACCTTCGACCAGCCCGCCCCGCAGCCGGGCGTGCACTGGAGCAAGGACGTGCGGTTCGACAAGATCGCGCAGGGCCTGGGCTGCCACGGCGAATACGTCGAGTCCGAGGAGGAGATCGGGCCGGCGATCAAACGCGCCTACGCGACCGGCGGCACCGCCGTCGTGCACGTGTGCATCGACCCGAAGGCCAACTCGGAGGAGATGCCCAACTATGCCGAGTTCCGCACCTGGTACGCCGAGGGCACCCAGTAG
- a CDS encoding acyl-CoA dehydrogenase family protein, translated as MTTTEFAAFHDDLRAVAGDVLAREPVVDWARLVDTGWAGLEVPEEFGGAGATFAETAVICEELGRAAATAQYLGSAVLAVGALTALPAGAVRDRLLTAIAAGELRVTAVIGQGSAFRLTADRRLSGSAEFVPDAEGADRFLVLATDVSGTEVVVDVAGLAVTAQPVLDPTRTVATVAADGIEVDASAVLRFEPGGAQTVRNRAALAVACDSLGLAEAMLARTVTYARARTQFGRPIGSFQAVKHACADMLVTISAARALVGTGVETLVADRAEDVTAAVAMAKSYTGAAAVEVVGKALQLHGGIGYTWESGIHAYLKRATFNRSLFGSPAAHRQYLAHRYQ; from the coding sequence ATGACCACAACGGAGTTCGCCGCATTCCACGACGACCTTCGCGCTGTCGCCGGTGACGTGCTCGCCCGTGAACCCGTCGTGGACTGGGCCAGGCTGGTCGACACCGGTTGGGCGGGTTTGGAGGTGCCCGAGGAATTCGGCGGTGCCGGTGCGACGTTCGCCGAGACCGCGGTGATCTGTGAGGAGCTGGGTCGCGCGGCCGCGACGGCACAGTACCTGGGCAGCGCCGTGCTGGCGGTCGGCGCGTTGACCGCGCTGCCCGCCGGCGCGGTCCGTGACCGGCTGCTGACCGCCATCGCCGCGGGCGAGCTGCGCGTGACCGCGGTGATCGGCCAGGGCTCGGCGTTTCGCCTCACCGCCGACCGGCGGCTGAGCGGCAGCGCCGAGTTCGTGCCCGACGCCGAGGGCGCCGACCGCTTCCTGGTGCTGGCCACCGACGTGTCCGGGACCGAGGTCGTGGTGGACGTCGCCGGGCTGGCGGTGACCGCCCAACCGGTTCTCGACCCGACGCGGACGGTCGCCACGGTCGCCGCCGACGGCATCGAGGTCGACGCGTCGGCGGTGCTGCGCTTCGAGCCCGGTGGGGCGCAAACGGTGCGCAACCGGGCTGCCCTCGCCGTGGCCTGTGACAGTCTCGGTCTGGCCGAGGCGATGCTGGCCAGGACGGTCACCTATGCGCGGGCACGCACCCAGTTCGGCCGGCCCATCGGCTCGTTCCAAGCGGTCAAACACGCTTGCGCGGACATGCTGGTGACGATCTCGGCGGCCCGGGCGCTGGTGGGCACCGGCGTCGAGACGCTGGTGGCCGACCGAGCCGAGGATGTCACCGCGGCCGTGGCGATGGCGAAGTCCTACACCGGCGCCGCGGCGGTCGAGGTCGTCGGCAAGGCCCTGCAGCTGCACGGCGGCATCGGCTACACGTGGGAGAGCGGCATCCACGCCTACCTCAAGCGCGCAACGTTCAACCGGTCGCTGTTCGGATCCCCGGCAGCGCACCGCCAATATCTCGCTCACCGTTATCAGTAA
- a CDS encoding acyl-CoA dehydrogenase family protein, which produces MTRNADFRAEVRQWCAENIPADWRRRQTGADEREFVEFQRDWFATLHSAGFAVPHWPREWGGGMSVTDQVVLYQELAAHDAPRLVLAFVGIHHAASTLLAAGTEAQRRRHLPAILDGEIWVQGFSEPEAGSDLAALRTAARRVGDSYVVNGQKLWASGARHAQWCLLLARTDPNAPKRKGISYFLLDMATPGVQVRPIRNAVGDEHFCEIFLDDVLIPAVNLIGAENAGWQVAQATLGAERGLTMLELAERLGGAGFDRLVQAAPTADPVVADTLARLDTEISALRTMCRRLVENTEAGTAGPADASIVKLFYSELLQRLTDFGAEISGLAGHTELTKPLSSGWESGSWVLDFIGSWEWTIPGGSSEIQRTIIGERGLGLPREPSLP; this is translated from the coding sequence ATGACCCGCAACGCCGATTTCCGTGCCGAGGTACGCCAGTGGTGTGCCGAGAACATCCCCGCCGATTGGCGCCGCCGCCAGACCGGCGCCGACGAGCGGGAGTTCGTCGAGTTCCAGCGCGACTGGTTCGCGACCCTGCACAGCGCCGGATTCGCGGTCCCGCACTGGCCGCGGGAGTGGGGCGGCGGGATGTCGGTGACCGATCAGGTCGTGCTCTACCAGGAACTCGCCGCGCACGATGCGCCCCGGCTGGTGCTGGCGTTCGTGGGCATTCACCACGCGGCGTCGACGCTGCTGGCCGCCGGCACCGAGGCTCAGCGCCGTCGGCATCTGCCGGCGATCCTCGACGGCGAGATCTGGGTGCAGGGCTTCTCCGAACCCGAGGCCGGCTCCGATCTCGCGGCGCTGCGCACCGCCGCGCGCCGGGTCGGGGACAGCTACGTGGTCAACGGCCAGAAACTGTGGGCCAGCGGTGCACGCCACGCCCAGTGGTGTCTGTTGCTGGCCCGCACCGACCCGAACGCCCCGAAGCGGAAGGGCATCTCGTATTTCCTGTTGGACATGGCCACCCCCGGCGTGCAGGTGCGTCCGATCCGCAACGCCGTCGGCGACGAGCACTTCTGCGAGATCTTCCTCGACGACGTGCTGATCCCGGCGGTCAACCTGATCGGGGCGGAGAACGCCGGCTGGCAGGTGGCGCAGGCGACGCTGGGCGCCGAGCGCGGTCTGACGATGTTGGAGTTGGCCGAGCGGCTCGGCGGTGCGGGCTTTGATCGGCTGGTGCAGGCGGCCCCCACCGCCGACCCGGTCGTCGCCGACACGCTGGCTCGACTCGACACCGAGATCAGCGCACTGCGCACGATGTGCCGGCGACTCGTGGAGAACACCGAGGCCGGCACCGCCGGTCCGGCCGACGCCTCGATCGTGAAGCTCTTCTACAGCGAACTGCTGCAGCGGCTGACCGATTTCGGCGCCGAGATCAGCGGCCTGGCGGGCCACACCGAGCTGACCAAACCACTGTCCAGCGGCTGGGAATCCGGGTCGTGGGTGCTCGATTTCATCGGTTCATGGGAGTGGACGATTCCCGGTGGCTCCAGTGAGATCCAACGGACCATCATCGGCGAACGAGGGCTGGGCCTGCCCAGAGAGCCGAGTCTGCCATGA
- a CDS encoding enoyl-CoA hydratase/isomerase family protein, producing the protein MRYDLPRELTVDADGPVRTVTINRPTELNSVNERLHWALANVWRQLAADKQARVVVVTGAGRAFSAGGDLNWITTFLDDETARDESIREGAQIIEEMLRFPLPIIAAVNGPAVGLGCSMALLCDIVLISATAHLADPHVAVGLVAGDGGAALWPLLTPILRSREYLYTGERIDAATAVELGLASRTVAPDELLVQAHRLATRLAEQPAEALQGTKRVVNMYLSQALAGPLQAGFAAEVATMKTAEHRRRLLAVKDRAERR; encoded by the coding sequence ATGAGATACGACCTGCCCCGCGAACTCACGGTCGACGCCGACGGGCCGGTGCGCACCGTGACCATCAACCGCCCCACCGAGTTGAACAGCGTCAACGAGCGTCTGCACTGGGCGCTGGCCAACGTCTGGCGCCAGCTCGCCGCCGACAAGCAGGCACGGGTCGTCGTGGTGACCGGCGCCGGACGGGCATTCTCCGCCGGCGGTGACCTGAACTGGATCACCACGTTCCTCGACGACGAGACCGCCCGCGATGAAAGCATCCGCGAAGGCGCACAGATCATCGAGGAGATGCTGCGCTTTCCGCTGCCGATCATCGCGGCCGTCAACGGACCCGCGGTGGGCCTGGGGTGCAGCATGGCGCTGCTCTGCGACATCGTGCTGATCTCGGCGACCGCCCATCTCGCCGATCCGCACGTCGCGGTCGGGTTGGTGGCCGGTGACGGCGGTGCGGCTCTGTGGCCGCTGCTGACCCCGATCCTCCGGTCGCGGGAGTACCTCTACACCGGTGAGCGCATCGACGCCGCGACCGCCGTCGAGCTCGGACTGGCCAGCCGTACCGTGGCGCCCGACGAGCTTCTGGTGCAGGCCCATCGGCTGGCCACCCGGCTGGCCGAGCAACCGGCCGAGGCGCTGCAGGGCACCAAACGGGTGGTGAACATGTACCTCTCGCAAGCGCTGGCCGGTCCGCTGCAGGCCGGGTTCGCCGCGGAGGTGGCCACCATGAAGACCGCCGAACACCGCCGGCGGTTGCTCGCGGTCAAGGACCGGGCGGAGCGACGATGA
- a CDS encoding acyl-CoA dehydrogenase family protein: MNLELSDAAAEYGRHARDAFAAGGGDELVVCADADPARREELIGPILRDLSAFDLRPREDPDELEAAAALCRSAGHWALPYPLAECLAAPSDIDADGLIVVADHLPAGAVTGLQKRWVTVTLAGTRCRVVGQSPVSAASVAELQLAVIDRHGAADVALGLVLPCWTLLGMLDRALDLTVAHVQLRHQFGKPLSEFQGVQFQLTEAEVERSGADMLARYALWSIATGRPEAIDDALALRLAAVEAAEVVLRICHQLHGAVGFCDETALSWLSRYSQPLRRLPWAVSATRDLLARRVERAGLTGLFG; this comes from the coding sequence ATGAACCTCGAACTCAGCGACGCAGCCGCAGAGTACGGGCGGCACGCGCGAGACGCCTTCGCCGCGGGTGGCGGCGACGAACTGGTGGTGTGCGCCGACGCCGACCCCGCCCGCCGCGAGGAACTGATCGGCCCGATCTTGCGCGATCTCAGCGCTTTCGATCTCAGGCCGCGGGAGGACCCCGACGAACTGGAGGCGGCCGCGGCGCTGTGCCGCAGCGCCGGCCACTGGGCGCTGCCCTACCCGCTGGCCGAATGCCTCGCCGCGCCGAGCGACATCGACGCCGACGGGCTGATCGTCGTGGCCGACCATCTGCCCGCCGGCGCGGTGACCGGGCTGCAGAAGCGATGGGTGACGGTCACCCTGGCCGGGACGCGCTGCCGTGTGGTCGGCCAGTCGCCGGTTTCCGCCGCATCGGTGGCCGAGTTGCAGCTGGCCGTGATCGATCGACACGGGGCCGCCGACGTCGCGCTGGGCCTGGTGCTGCCGTGTTGGACACTGCTCGGGATGCTCGACCGGGCACTGGATCTCACCGTCGCCCACGTCCAGCTGCGCCACCAGTTCGGCAAACCGCTGTCGGAGTTTCAGGGGGTGCAGTTCCAGCTGACCGAGGCCGAGGTGGAGCGCAGCGGAGCGGACATGCTCGCCCGGTACGCACTGTGGAGCATCGCGACCGGGCGACCGGAGGCGATCGACGACGCCCTGGCCCTGCGGCTGGCGGCCGTGGAGGCCGCCGAGGTGGTGTTGCGCATCTGTCATCAGCTACACGGCGCGGTCGGATTCTGCGACGAGACGGCGCTGTCGTGGCTGTCGCGCTACAGCCAGCCGCTACGCCGCCTGCCGTGGGCGGTGTCGGCCACCCGCGACCTGCTGGCCCGGCGTGTGGAGCGGGCCGGGCTCACGGGGCTGTTCGGATGA
- a CDS encoding acyl-CoA dehydrogenase family protein produces MNFEMGPEAAALRTRLRDLIRREMPAQFPGAFTDDPADLEAAQRFCRVLAEQDLLCLSWPAKFGGAEASVWDQTVVREEMWAHHEPRGAQYMGVNWVGPVIMRHGTPEQQRRHLPPIARGEVIWCQGFSEPEAGSDLASLRTHARRDDDGWVVNGQKIWTSYATMAQWCFLLARTTRVGEPLNGEVATRKQQGLTVFLVPMDNPAIEVRPIRTMMGPHHLNEVFFDDLRVTDADVLGAVDAGWSIVRDVMAYERVGIARYARCERLLAAAPRVLGERWERLPAELAGRWVRMLTHCRRARLMAYRIVALQADGRVQPGDAAAYRIAVTRLDQESAEVLMELAAEAPAGPQAQWFRTEVDDHWRYSQAATVSSGSIEMQRILLSRTLLAASR; encoded by the coding sequence CTGAACTTCGAGATGGGGCCGGAGGCCGCCGCGCTTCGGACCCGGTTGCGGGACCTGATTCGCCGGGAGATGCCGGCGCAGTTCCCCGGAGCCTTCACCGACGATCCCGCCGATCTCGAGGCCGCACAACGGTTCTGTCGCGTGCTGGCCGAGCAGGACCTGTTGTGCCTGTCGTGGCCGGCGAAGTTCGGCGGCGCGGAGGCCTCGGTGTGGGACCAGACCGTCGTCCGCGAGGAGATGTGGGCCCACCACGAGCCGCGCGGGGCGCAGTACATGGGGGTGAACTGGGTCGGCCCGGTCATCATGCGCCACGGCACACCCGAACAGCAGCGTCGGCACCTCCCGCCCATCGCACGCGGGGAAGTGATCTGGTGTCAGGGATTCTCCGAGCCGGAGGCCGGTTCGGATCTGGCGTCGCTGCGCACCCACGCCCGCCGTGACGACGACGGCTGGGTGGTCAACGGCCAGAAGATCTGGACCTCCTACGCCACCATGGCGCAGTGGTGCTTCCTGCTGGCCCGCACCACCCGGGTGGGCGAGCCCCTCAACGGCGAGGTGGCCACCAGAAAACAGCAGGGCCTGACGGTGTTCCTGGTCCCGATGGACAACCCCGCGATCGAGGTCCGGCCGATACGCACCATGATGGGCCCCCACCATCTCAACGAGGTCTTCTTCGACGACCTGCGCGTCACCGACGCCGACGTGCTCGGCGCGGTCGACGCGGGCTGGTCGATCGTGCGTGACGTGATGGCCTACGAGCGGGTGGGGATCGCTCGGTATGCGCGCTGTGAGCGGCTACTGGCCGCGGCCCCACGGGTGCTGGGGGAGCGGTGGGAGCGGCTGCCCGCCGAGCTCGCCGGCCGCTGGGTGCGGATGCTGACCCACTGTCGGCGGGCGCGGCTCATGGCGTATCGCATCGTGGCTCTGCAGGCCGACGGGCGCGTCCAGCCCGGCGACGCCGCCGCCTATCGGATCGCGGTGACCCGGTTGGACCAGGAGAGCGCGGAGGTCCTGATGGAGCTCGCCGCCGAGGCGCCGGCCGGCCCGCAGGCGCAGTGGTTCCGCACCGAGGTCGACGACCACTGGCGCTACTCGCAGGCGGCCACGGTGTCCTCGGGCAGCATCGAGATGCAGCGTATTCTGCTCTCGCGCACCCTGTTGGCGGCATCGCGATGA